In a single window of the Portunus trituberculatus isolate SZX2019 chromosome 1, ASM1759143v1, whole genome shotgun sequence genome:
- the LOC123517317 gene encoding uncharacterized protein LOC123517317 isoform X1 gives MASSHFIILVVMMVVVAWARVSYKDVQMIHYKAYNEITPEYGNAIKSLEALTKTKGIEKYLGNSISIAECHKWQCDKPLEPVIDFTECFQYLAYVPCRNESTEEHLVDWCAVGYKHRGSCECVEMNHTQTKNKVTWTIHREDVPPCNDTIPPYNATSSNKNNNSSFDEESDVIELRSSIYKKSIFIKVCRTRECKTNHILAIGSTTPRRANLGGITVQWNDETCQCSEQKVVARDLETFLVHLTLCNGENINVHLKNVTHNLDKELDNCNGIQKMNRPTHTAKMGEKVNGTTERSSITSQTHTHTNTTSQKRTTPTTHETSPTVADVMRMLYESSSSPPAASSSGLLHLLLITTTFTILMYFTVSASVT, from the exons ATGGCAAGCTCGCACTTCATAATactg gtggtgatgatggtggtggtggcgtgggcaAGAGTGAGTTACAAAGACGTGCAGATGATTCATTACAAGGCCTACAACGAAATCACACCAGAGTACGGCAATGCAATCAAGTCACTGGAAGCCCTTACCAAGACGAAAGGCATTGAAAAGTACCTCGGAAACTCCATAAGTATCGCCGAGTGTCATAAATGGCAGTGTGATAAACCCCTGGAGCCCGTCATTGACTTCACAGAATGTTTCCAGTACCTTGCATACGTTCCCTGCCGCAATGAATCCACTGAGGAACACCTTGTGGACTGGTGTGCAGTGGGCTACAAGCATAGAGGGTCCTGTGAATGTGTTGAaatgaatcacacacaaacgaaaaataaagtcaCATGGACGATTCACAGAGAGGACGTCCCACCTTGCAATGACACAATACCGCCATACAACGCTACCAGctctaataaaaacaacaattcaAGTTTCGACGAGGAATCGGATGTGATAGAACTCCGCAGCAGTATATACAAAAAAAGCATCTTCATCAAAGTGTGCAGGACGCGAGAATGCAAGACAAACCACATCCTTGCCATCGGATCGACCACTCCCAGGAGAGCCAACTTGGGTGGTATTACAGTACAGTGGAATGACGAGACCTGCCAGTGTAGTGAACAGAAGGTTGTTGCGAGGGATCTGGAAACGTTTCTAGTACATCTCACACTCTGCAATGGTGAGAACATCAATGTCCACTTGAAAAATGTCACACACAACCTCGATAAGGAACTGGACAATTGCAATGGGATACAGAAAATGAATAGGcctacacacacagcaaaaatgGGTGAAAAGGTGAATGGTACGACAGAACGCTCGTCAATCAcaagccaaacacacacacacaccaacacaacaagcCAGAAACGGACAACACCAACGACACATGAAACATCGCCAACTGTTGCAGATGTGATGAGAATGTTATacgaatcatcatcatcaccaccagcagcgtCATCTAGTGGACTCCTGCACCTccttctcatcaccaccaccttcaccatcttGATGTATTTCACCGTGTCTGCCTCTGTGACTTGA
- the LOC123517317 gene encoding uncharacterized protein LOC123517317 isoform X2 gives MMVVVAWARVSYKDVQMIHYKAYNEITPEYGNAIKSLEALTKTKGIEKYLGNSISIAECHKWQCDKPLEPVIDFTECFQYLAYVPCRNESTEEHLVDWCAVGYKHRGSCECVEMNHTQTKNKVTWTIHREDVPPCNDTIPPYNATSSNKNNNSSFDEESDVIELRSSIYKKSIFIKVCRTRECKTNHILAIGSTTPRRANLGGITVQWNDETCQCSEQKVVARDLETFLVHLTLCNGENINVHLKNVTHNLDKELDNCNGIQKMNRPTHTAKMGEKVNGTTERSSITSQTHTHTNTTSQKRTTPTTHETSPTVADVMRMLYESSSSPPAASSSGLLHLLLITTTFTILMYFTVSASVT, from the coding sequence atgatggtggtggtggcgtgggcaAGAGTGAGTTACAAAGACGTGCAGATGATTCATTACAAGGCCTACAACGAAATCACACCAGAGTACGGCAATGCAATCAAGTCACTGGAAGCCCTTACCAAGACGAAAGGCATTGAAAAGTACCTCGGAAACTCCATAAGTATCGCCGAGTGTCATAAATGGCAGTGTGATAAACCCCTGGAGCCCGTCATTGACTTCACAGAATGTTTCCAGTACCTTGCATACGTTCCCTGCCGCAATGAATCCACTGAGGAACACCTTGTGGACTGGTGTGCAGTGGGCTACAAGCATAGAGGGTCCTGTGAATGTGTTGAaatgaatcacacacaaacgaaaaataaagtcaCATGGACGATTCACAGAGAGGACGTCCCACCTTGCAATGACACAATACCGCCATACAACGCTACCAGctctaataaaaacaacaattcaAGTTTCGACGAGGAATCGGATGTGATAGAACTCCGCAGCAGTATATACAAAAAAAGCATCTTCATCAAAGTGTGCAGGACGCGAGAATGCAAGACAAACCACATCCTTGCCATCGGATCGACCACTCCCAGGAGAGCCAACTTGGGTGGTATTACAGTACAGTGGAATGACGAGACCTGCCAGTGTAGTGAACAGAAGGTTGTTGCGAGGGATCTGGAAACGTTTCTAGTACATCTCACACTCTGCAATGGTGAGAACATCAATGTCCACTTGAAAAATGTCACACACAACCTCGATAAGGAACTGGACAATTGCAATGGGATACAGAAAATGAATAGGcctacacacacagcaaaaatgGGTGAAAAGGTGAATGGTACGACAGAACGCTCGTCAATCAcaagccaaacacacacacacaccaacacaacaagcCAGAAACGGACAACACCAACGACACATGAAACATCGCCAACTGTTGCAGATGTGATGAGAATGTTATacgaatcatcatcatcaccaccagcagcgtCATCTAGTGGACTCCTGCACCTccttctcatcaccaccaccttcaccatcttGATGTATTTCACCGTGTCTGCCTCTGTGACTTGA